The DNA sequence CGCCTGTGCAGACAGCGCCGAAAGCCCCCCGCCCTGTTGGCGATAAAGAAAAGCTGGCCACTGAGTATGTTTCGGATATGATCCGTGCGTTGGGTGTGGAGGCCGAGGTTACCACCGAGCTCCACGAGGAGGATATGGTGGTGAACGTAGCCGGAAACGGCTTAGGTGTTATGATTGGCCGCCGGGGTGAAACCTTGGATGCCATTCAGTATTTGGCAGGTCTTGTGGTTAATCGTTTGGAGGGTGATTATCTCCGGGTGACCATTGATTGCGGCAATTACCGCAACAAACGGCGGACAACTCTGGAAGCGCTGGCTAAGAAAATCGGCGCTCAGGTTGCCAAAACCGGCAAAAGCGTGACCTTGGAGCCTATGAATCCTTTCGAACGCCGTGTGATTCACGCCACTGTTTCAGAGATTCAAGGCGCTTCTTCCACTTCCATTGGTGAAGGTGCAGGGCGCCGTGTGGTTATTTCTTCCAGCGATGCACCAGCCCCGGCTCCTCATTCCTCCGGCGAGCGCCGTGAGCATAAGAGCGAGCCTCGGGATCGGGACCGCAGAAGAAGCCGCCGCGGCGGACCAAGCGTTCCCCGTCGGGATTATCTGGATATTAAGGATGGCGGTTTCCGCACCACCGGGTCTTCTGAAAAAGAAAATCGGCCTTTCCGTAAACCCGATCCAGAGCCGCCTGTTCGGCAGGAAGAAAAAACTTCCGCAGAAGGATTTGTTCCCAACCGGCCAGTTGCTGAAAAAGCTCCGGCTAAAACACAGCCTAAGATCGAGCTGGAAACAGCCCCTCTTTACGGCAAAATTGATCTGGAATAACCTTGACCACAGGATTTTCACAGCAATGTGGGAATCCTGTTTTTTCTCGTACTTTCTTTTTGAAAAAAAGAAGGTACGCAAAGAAAAACCACTTTGAGCATGGGGCAGCAAAAATTCTTGCCTTTGTACCCGATGGCTATCCTTCTATATTGTTTTTCTAAAAAATAGGTGATGTGCAAAATAAGCGACAAAGCCCCCTTGGAAAGGAGATGCAACCCATGGAAAACTCAACAATCGCCGCCATTTCCACCCCCTTTGGGCAGGGCGGAATCGGAATCGTGCGCGTCAGCGGCCCGGATGCTTTTCAGGTGGCTGAGGCGGTCTTTCGCCCCTTTGGCGGAAAATCTGCTGAGGAAATGGAAGGCTATACCGCCGCTTTGGGCCGGGTGTTTGATGAACAGGGGGATTTGGACGATTGTATCCTCACTGTTTTCCGGGCACCACGAAGCTATACCGGTGAGAATGTGGCGGAGCTGAGCTGCCATGGTGGCTCCTATAACCTCCAGCGGGTGCTGCGCCTGTGCTTGGAAAAGGGAGCGGCTCCTGCACAGCCGGGGGAGTTTACCCGCCGGGCTTTTTTAAACGGCAAGCTGGATTTGACACAGGCCGAAGCCGTGATGGATGTGATTGCTGCCCAGTCGGATGCGGCTCTGCGGGGGGCGCTTTCCATGCGGGATGGCGCTTTGACCAAAGCCATACAGGCTCTTTGCGGGGAGCTGCTGGAGCAGGCTTCTCATCTGGCGGCATGGGCTGATTACCCGGAAGAAGAAATTGAAGAGGTGGAAACACAGGCGCTCTCAGTTGCTCTTTCCACCACTCAGAAAAAAATAGATCGGCTTCTTGCAAGCTTTGATAAGGGAAAGATTTTGAGAGAGGGAATTTCTGCTGTCTTGGCAGGAAAACCCAATGTGGGAAAATCCACTCTGATGAATTTACTAGCCGGTGCGCGCCGCAGCATTGTAACGGCCATACCCGGTACCACACGGGATGTGGTGGAAGAAACCGTTCGGGTGGGGAAGGTCATCCTGCGCTTAGCGGATACAGCGGGGCTTCGCTCCACCAACGATCCGGTGGAAGCAGTGGGAGTGGAGCTTGCCCGGGATCGCTTGGAGGAAAGCGGCCTGATACTGGCGGTTTTTGATAGCTCGGTTCCTTTGGAACAGGAGGATTTGCTATTGCTGGAGCAGTGCCGTTCCCGGCCTGCTGTGGCGGTGGTTAACAAAAGCGATTTGCCCTCCAAGCTGGAATTGGAAAAGGTGCGGGAGGCCATTCCTTTAACGGTTATGGTGAGCGCCGCTACCGGTACCGGAGCTGCTGCGCTGGAACAGGCCATTGAACGGGCTGTGGGCATAGCCGGGTTGGATGCGGCGGCCCCCATGCTGTTTAGTGAGCGTCAGCGGAGCTGTATCAGCAAAGCACGAGAGCAGCTTGAGCAGGCAACTGAGGCTCTTGCTTTTGGCATGACCTTGGATGCGATCAGCGTTTGCTTGGATTGCGCTTTGGATTCTCTTTTGGTGCTGACCGGCCAAAAAGCCACCGAGCAGGTGGTGGAGCAAGTTTTCGCCCGCTTTTGCGTGGGTAAATAGATCGCAACTTTTAGAAATACAGGGGTGCAAGGATAGATGGAGTATAACGCTGGCAGCTATGATATAGCGGTAATTGGAGCGGGACATGCCGGGGTGGAGGCAGCTTTGGCGGCGGCACGGCTGGGAGCCACAGTGGCTCTCTTTTCCATATCGTTGGATGCGGTATCCAATATGCCCTGCAACCCTTCCATCGGAGGAACCGCCAAGGGGCATTTGGTGCGGGAGATCGATGCTTTGGGCGGTGAAATGGGTAAGGGTGCGGACGAGGTTTTCATTCAGAGCCGTATGCTGAACCGGGGGAAAGGCCCTGCTGTTCACAGCCTGCGGGTACAGGCTGACCGAACCGCCTACCGTCTGCGTATGAAGCGGGTGGTGGAGGAACAGCCTCGCCTTTCTCTCAAGCAGGCTGAGATTGTGGAGCTGCGATTGGATGAGCAGGGGAGAGTCTCTCAGGTGGTGACCCACTTGGGGGCTGTCTACCAAGTTAAGGCCGCTGTGATTGCAGCGGGAACCTTTCTCAACGCCCGGATTTATGTGGGAGATTATTCCTTTGAAAGCGGCCCGGATGGCCTCCACAGTGCCAGGGGACTTTCAGCATCGCTGGAAAATCTTGGAATTCCCCTGCGCCGCTTTAAGACCGGAACCCCCGCCCGGGTACACAAGGATTCCATTGACTTTTCCCAACTGGAAGAGCAGCAGGGGGATGAGCCGGTGGTTCCCTTTTCCTTTGGTACCACAAAGCCTCTTTACAATCAGGCGGTCTGCCATATCGCCTATACCAACGAGGCCACCCATGAGGTGATCAAGGCCAATCTCCACCGTTCGCCGCTCTATGGTGGAAAGATTCACGGCATTGGTGCTCGGTATTGCCCCAGCATCGAGGATAAAGTAGTCCGCTTTGCGGATAAGCCGCGCCATCAGGTTTTTGTGGAGCCTATGGGCCTTGATACCCGGGAGATGTATTTGCAGGGGCTTTCTTCCTCCTTGCCCGAGGATGTACAGATTGCCCTTTACCGCACCATCAAGGGCTTTGAGCACCTTGAAATTACCCGCAATGCCTATGCCATTGAATACGATTGCATTGACCCAACCCTTTTGGCACCTACGCTGGAATTTCTCAGCATTGAGGGGCTGTATGGGGCAGGGCAGTTTAACGGAACCTCCGGTTATGAGGAGGCAGCGGCCCAAGGCTTGATGGCGGGCATCAACGCCGCCTTGAAGGTATTGGGGCGGCCTGCCTTTACGCTGGATCGCTCCACTTCCTATATCGGAACATTGATCGATGATTTGATTACCAAAGGTTGTATGGATCCTTACCGCATGATGACCTCCCGTTCGGAGTTTCGCCTGCTTTTGCGGCAGGATAACGCCGATACCCGCCTAACCCCCTTGGGCCGGGAGCTAGGGCTCATTGATGACATCCGCTGGGAAATGTTTCATGTGAAACAAGCCCACAAGGAACAGGAAATCCGCAGACTGGAACAAACCACCGTTGCCCCCAGCCCGGAGCTGAACAAAATGCTGGAAGAAAGAGAAACCTCCCCTATATCCACTGGGGCAAAGCTGGCGGATTTACTGCGGCGGCCGCAGGTGAGCTATGAGGATTTGGAGCCCTTTGATAGGGAGCGAAAGTCTCTTGCACCGGGTGCCTCCGAGCAGGCAGAGATTGAAATTAAATATGCCGGGTACATCCAAAAGCAGAAGGCGCAGGTGGAGCAGATGCAGCGTCTGGAAAAGGTGCCTCTGCCCATAGGGCTGGATTACAGTCAGGTGGGTGGGATTCGGTTGGAGGCCAGAGAAAAGCTGGGCCGCATTCAGCCAGTCAGCTTGGGGCAAGCATCCCGGATTTCCGGTGTAACACCGGCCGATGTTGCCGTGCTGCACATTTACTTGACCCAACGAAAGGGGGAAGCCCATGCTTGATCGGGAGAAGCTGATTCACTGGGCGGGGGAGCTGGGCATTGAGCTGGCCCCTTCTATGGTGGAGCAAATGGATGAATACGCCTCCTTTCTGGTGGAATACAACCAAAAGGTGAACTTGACCGCTATCACCCAGCCGGTAGAAATTGCAGTCAAGCATTTTCTAGATAGCTTGCTTCTGCTGCGGGCAGGGGAGCTGAAACAGGGTGCTACGCTTTTGGATGTGGGAACCGGCGCAGGCTTTCCGGGGGTACCGCTGAAAATTGCCCGTCCGGATTTGCAGGTAACCCTTATGGATAGCCTGCAAAAGCGCATTGTCTTTTTGGAAGAGCTTTCCAGAAGGCTGGGGCAGGATACCCGCTGTATCCATGGCCGTGGTGAGGAATTGGGCAATAAGCCTGTTTATCGGGAAAGCTTTGATTGGGTAACCGCTCGGGCGGTGGCAGGCTTGCCGGTTCTTTGTGAATATTGCTTGCCTTTTGTCCGAGTAGGGGGAACCTTTGCGGCCCTAAAAGGCCCGGATGCCGCACAAGAGTTGGCCAAGGCAGAAAGGGCAATTGAGTTTTTAGGTGGAAAAGTGCAAAAACTTGTCCCCTTTGATTTGCCTTTGGATAACCACCGTGTGTTGGTGCTCATAAAAAAGATTAGGCAAACACCGCCAAAATACCCCAGAAACGCTGGGAAAATTACAAAAACGCCTCTGTAAAGGGGCGTTTTTTGCTGTGTTACGGCGTTTTCTGCGATGAAAACTTCTGGCATCCTTGGCGTGTCTTTGCTATACTGAGTATGGACAAGCTTCTGATTCGTTTAGGATGGCGGTGAAAAGCATGACTATACCAATGCTCACGAAACGAAACAAAGAGATCAACCGGGTTGTAATGCTGCCCTTGGAAAAGATTGTCTCCAACCGGGCACAGCCACGGAAATATTTTGAACAAGGAGCCATTGAGGAGCTGGCGGCCAGCATACAGAGTAACGGCCTGCTCCAGCCTGTAACAGTGCGAAAAACAGCCAGAGGCGATTATGAGCTGATTGCGGGCGAACGGCGAACACGGGCTTACCGCTTTTTGGGCCGTGAATCTATTCCTGCCATTGTCGAAGAGATGGATGACAGCCGATCAGCGGCTTTAGCGCTGGTAGAAAACCTCCAGCGTATGGATTTGCACTATTTGGAGGAAGCCGCAGGCATTGCGGCCCTTATGGAGCAAGAAGGGCTGACCCAGCAGCAGGTGGCCGCAAAGCTGGGGAAGGCACAATCCACCGTTGCCAACAAGCTGCGCCTGCTCAAGCTGGATAACACCGTTTGCCGCCAACTTTTGGAGGCCAATATGGGGGAGCGCCATGCCAGAGCACTGTTAAAGCTGGAAAACCCCGAGCTTCGGCAAAAGGCCGCCCGCCATATGGCGCGCAATGCGCTAACTGTGGAGCAGTCGGAAAAATACATAGAAGGGCTTATGGCGCAGGCCGCTAAGCCCAAGGGTACCCGGCTGTATATTGTGAAGGATATTCGCCTGTTTCTCAATACCATTGAAAAAGCAGTGGGCATTATGCGGCAGGCCGGTATTTCGGTGGATTCCCAAACCCGGGAGGAGAGCGGTTATCTAGAAATTGTGGTGCGTGTGCCCAGAGGGCAGGCTTATCAGAGGAAGGAGCCTCCCATGCAGCAGCTTTCTATCTTATAATGTATACTGGTGTTTTTCTGCCGCAGGTTGAAGTTATATTTGGCCTGCAGCTGAAATAAAAAGGATTCCTGCTGATTACAAAAAGGGCCGTCCCATTGGGGCGGCCCTTTTTGTGCATTTGGGGGAGGGGGAGAAGACTTTTCCACAACTTTATTGTTCCATGTGGAACAACTTGTCCGCCAAACCCCAGAATAGAGTGGAATTTTATGGCGAATGGTGTTATAATAACCTTATATTTACTACAAGTCTATCCTTTTCTGAACCATACAGGTGCTTTTTTAGAAGCAGAGAGCCAAAACCGCCTTTTGCCGGTCTGTTTTTCCCCCTAAAAGAAGAACCGGCCGAGAATCAGCAACACAAGGAGTGCGTCAATGGGTAAAATCGTAGCAATTGCCAATCAAAAGGGTGGTGTGGGCAAAACCACCACAGCCATCAATTTGGCGGCAGCGCTGGGTGAAATGGGACACACTGTTTTGCTCATTGATATTGATCCCCAAGGCAATGCCACCAGTGGAATGGGGGTAAAAAAGCGGGATATTCTGCAATCCACCTACAATCTGCTGATTGGCGATGCCACGGTGGAGGAAACCTTGGTGCGCACCGAGTTTAAGAATGTGGATTTGCTCCCCTCCAATATCAACTTGGCCGGTGTGGAAATTGAGCTGGTGGAACTGGATCAGCGGGTTTTTCGTCTGCGGCAGGCTATTGCGCCGGTCAAGGAGCAGTATGAATACATTTTCATCGACTGCCCGCCCTCTCTGGGGCTGATCACTCTCAACGCTTTGTGTGCCTCCAGTGGAATATTGGTGCCGATACAGTGCGAATACTATGCGCTGGAGGGGCTTTCTCAGCTGATGGCCACCGTCCGTCAGGTGCGGCGGATGTACAACGAGGATTTGGAGCTGGAAGGCGTTATCCTGACTATGTTTGATAGCCGCCTGAATCTGACCCTTCAGGTTGTGGCAGAGGTTAAGAAATATTTTCCGGGTAAGGTCTATAAATCGGTAATTCCCCGGAATGTGCGTCTGGCGGAGGCTCCCAGCTATGGCCAGCCGATTTTGTATTATGAGCGGAGCTCTAAGGGGACACAGGCCTACAATGATTTAGCGGCCGAATTTCTGACCAATCAAAAATAAAGGGGAGGGAGCTCCATGAAAAAACGAAGTGGCTTAGGCAAGGGTTTAGATGCCCTTTTTGTTGACAACAATACAGATAATGGCTCTATCACCACGCTGCGTGTATCCGAAATCGAGCCCAATAAGGATCAGCCCCGGCGCCAGTTTGATTCAGAGGCACTGCGGGAATTGGCCGATTCCATCCGGGATCACGGTGTTTTGCAGCCGCTGGTGGTTCGATCTTATAATGGAGCTTACCAAATTGTGGCAGGCGAGCGCCGGTGGCGGGCCGCCCGTATGGCGGGGCTTTCTCAGGTGCCGGTGGTAATCCGGGACTTGAGCGATACCGAAACCCTTGAAATTGCCATTATTGAGAACCTCCAGCGTGAGGATTTGAACTTGGTGGAGCTTGCCAAGGGCTATAAAGTACTGATGGATGAGCACGGCTATACTCAAGAGCAGGTGGCTGCACGGGTGGGGAAATCCCGGCCGGTGGTAGCCAACACAGTGCGTATCCTGAGCCTGCCGGAGGATGTTTTGGAGCATGTGGGCTCCGGGAAAATCTCCATGGGTCATGCAAAGGCCTTGTTGGCCTTGGAGGATACACAGCTGATCAAGCAGACGGCCTCCCGTGTGGTGGAGGATGGCCTGCTGGTGCGGGAGATTGAAAAGCTGGCCAAATCTCGCCGGATGCCGGAGCCAACCATTACCCCGAAGGCGCCCTCAGAGCCTTCTTCCCAAAAAGAAAGTGCATGGGGCAACAATTATTATAAAGAAGTGGAGCTGGCTCTCACTGAGGAGCTGGGCCGCAAGGTAACCATCACCGGTCAGGGAAGCAAATCGGTGATACAGGTGGAGTTTTATTCCAACGAGGAGTTGGCCAGTTTCGCTTTTCGCCTGAGCGGCGCTCAAGGGCAGAAGAATCCCTTTGCCGTCGAGGCCATCAAGGCTTCTGACCAAGAACCGTCTCAAGAAGACTAAGCCTCGCCCATTAATAAATGTGAAAACCAAAGGCTTTTTACCCTTTGGCTGCAAATAGAAAGGAAATGAGATCACATGCTGGATATTAAACGCATTCGTACCAACCCGCAGGAGGTTAAGGAGGCCGTTGGGCGCCGTGGAGCCGATGTCAGCGCTCAGGTTGATGAAATTATTGAGATTGATCGCCAGCGGCGTGAAATTTCTGCCAAGGCAGATGCCATCAAGGCGGAGCAGAATAAGGCCAGCAAAGAAATCCCCGCCATGAAAAAGGCAGGTCAGGATACCACAGAGCTGATGGCACGTATGAAAGAGCTTTCCGATGAGGTTAAGGTTCTGGATGAAGCACAGGCCGGGCTTTCCGCCAAGCAGGATGATATTCTTTACAGCATTCCCAATGCACCCCATTCCAGTGTACCCGATGGCTTGGATGACAGCCAGAACGTAGAGGTACGCCGGGTTGGAACCCCACGGGAATTTGATTTTGAAATTAAGGCGCACTGGGATATTGGTGCTGACCTGAATATATTGGACCCGGAGACAGCGGGGAAGGTGACCGGTGCCCGCTTCCATTTTTACCGGGGTCTGGGCGCCCGCTTGGAGCGTGCGGTCATCAATTTTTATCTGAACAGCCACAGCGACAATGGCTATACCGAGATTTTCCCGCCCTTTATGGCAAACCGTGCCTCTATGACCGGTACCGGCCAGCTCCCTAAATTCGGCGATGATATGTTCAAGCTGGAAGGGCTGGATTATTACCTGATTCCCACAGCGGAGGTTCCGGTTACCAACATGCACCGGGATGAGATTCTGGATGGAACAAAGCTGCCCATTAAATACTGTGCCTATTCCGCCTGCTTCCGCAAAGAGGGAGGAAGCGCCGGTCGGGATACCCGTGGCCTGATCCGCCAGCATCAGTTCAACAAGGTGGAGCTGGTGAAGTTTGCTTCCCCTGAGGATTCCTACAACCAGCTGGAGCAGCTGACTGCCGATGCAGAGGCCGTTCTCACTGCTTTGGGCCTGCCTTTCCGTACAGTGGCCCTCTGCGCTGGCGATCTGGGCTTTTCCTCCGCCAAAACCTACGACATCGAGGTCTGGATGCCCTCCTACGGCCGGTATCTGGAAATTTCCAGCTGCTCCAACTTTGAGGATTTCCAAGCCCGCCGGGCGGCCATCCGCTTTAAGAACACCCCCAAGGATAAGGCACAGCTTGTGCATACTCTCAATGGTTCCGGTGTGGCTGTTGGCCGTACTGTGGCCGCTATTCTTGAAAACTACCAGAACGACGATGGTTCTGTCACCATTCCCAAGGCATTGGTACCCTATATGGGAACCGAAGTGATTTCGGCCGCCCGGTAATAAAGGGCTGGCCTGCATTTTTAGAAAGGGGGAGAAAACCTCTGTTTTACACCAAGGATATTCAAATCAAATACCCGGAATGCGATGTCAATAACCAGCTTAAGCTTTCCGGGGTGATGCGGTATATGCAGCAGGCCGCAGGGGATCATATGGAATATCTCCAGCTCCCTTATGACATGCTTTATGAAAAGGGTATGGTTTTTCTTCTGACTAAGCTTTGCCTGAAAATTCACCGGATGCCCTCGGCTTATGAAACAATCCGGGTGGGAACGGCCCCGGTCAGCACACAGGGCCCCCGCATTTTCCGTGAGTTTGTTATGGAAACAGGGGAAGGGGAGCGGCTGATTTCCGGGCTTTCCGCTTGGGTGCTGTTTGATCCCGCCCGCCGCAAGCTTCTGCGCCCGGCCAAATTCCCTTATCCCATGCCCTTTGAGCCTTCTTCCCTGGAAGGGGCAGTCACCGATATCGAACTGCCCTCTCGGGAAGCGCTGACACAGGAGTTTTGCTCTAGTATTCGGGTAGGCTATTCCCATCTGGATTGCAACCAGCATGTGAACAACTGCGTTTATGGCGATTTTGTCTGCGATATGCTCCCCTTTGAGGAGCTGCGCACCCGTGGGCTGGATACCGTTGCCATCCATTTCCAGCATGAGGCCCGGTGGGGGGATACCATCTCCATGACCAGCGGCCCACTGGGGGAGGGGCGTTATCTTGTTTCCGGGGGCCATGAGCGGGGAACTTGCTTTGAGGCCCTAGCCTGCCTACTTTCTTTTTAGAAAAAAGAGGCTTCGCCCCTTGCTTCGGGCTTTAGTCAGCGAAAATCCATGCCCTTGTACTCGATGGCAATGCAATTGAGGGAAGCTCTTTTCTTTGAACCCTTTCTTTTGCTAAAAGAAAGGGTGCCCGTGCGGCATGAGCACGACCTAAGCTGAACGAACCGAACACTGTTAAATCTTGGCAGGGGAGGATTCCAAGGGAGGATGCACCTCCCTTGGCGATTCTTTGCAACCTTTCTCATCGTGGAGAAAGGTTGTGCCAGTCTGCGCGGCATGAGCGCAGAGAAGTGGCCTTTTACTTCGGGTTTAGAAAACTAGTGTCCCTGTGTTTTCCACTCGATGGCATAGCTTTCTTTCTCTTATTTGCTGAAAAGGAGAGTCATAAAAGAAAAAAGCATCCTGATCCTCATCTCGAGCGCAGGCTTGCAAGAGCCATGAGGTGTCAATTTGCCATAAGTTTTCACCCATATGTGTGCTCCGGTAGTGGACATTTACGAAGATGCTCAAAAGGCCTAAACAACGGTTGCACAGCGCCGGAGAACATGCTATTATAGGGGTTACCACCAAGCCGACCGTCGGCAGGGGAAGGAATTTCTCTGGCCGGAGTGTTTGTGGAATACCGGATTGATCCTGTGGCCAAGGCCACAGGTTTTCTTTAAACCCTTTTCGTCCTTTCGGGGTATTGAAAGGTCATAGCTAAAGGAAAAACCGCTGTAGGCCACAAGAGCCGCATAAAAAAAGGGAGGAGAAATTTATGCTCAATACCAATTTCAATGAAAAGTTTACCAAAGAGGGCTTAACCTTTGACGATGTCCTGCTGATACCCGCTGAATCGGATATCGTTCCCAGCCAGGTGGATCTAAAAACGATTTTGGTTAAGGACATTACCCTCAATACCCC is a window from the Oscillospiraceae bacterium MB08-C2-2 genome containing:
- the jag gene encoding RNA-binding cell elongation regulator Jag/EloR; the encoded protein is MLREIIETGKTVDAAIDSACEKLGCPREDIEWEIISLPRKSFLGLVNTPAKVRVSVPVKDVPAPKPRAVREPARQASRPAPAPAAAPVKAPAAPKKEAAPAPVQAEAPVQTAPKAPRPVGDKEKLATEYVSDMIRALGVEAEVTTELHEEDMVVNVAGNGLGVMIGRRGETLDAIQYLAGLVVNRLEGDYLRVTIDCGNYRNKRRTTLEALAKKIGAQVAKTGKSVTLEPMNPFERRVIHATVSEIQGASSTSIGEGAGRRVVISSSDAPAPAPHSSGERREHKSEPRDRDRRRSRRGGPSVPRRDYLDIKDGGFRTTGSSEKENRPFRKPDPEPPVRQEEKTSAEGFVPNRPVAEKAPAKTQPKIELETAPLYGKIDLE
- the mnmE gene encoding tRNA uridine-5-carboxymethylaminomethyl(34) synthesis GTPase MnmE gives rise to the protein MENSTIAAISTPFGQGGIGIVRVSGPDAFQVAEAVFRPFGGKSAEEMEGYTAALGRVFDEQGDLDDCILTVFRAPRSYTGENVAELSCHGGSYNLQRVLRLCLEKGAAPAQPGEFTRRAFLNGKLDLTQAEAVMDVIAAQSDAALRGALSMRDGALTKAIQALCGELLEQASHLAAWADYPEEEIEEVETQALSVALSTTQKKIDRLLASFDKGKILREGISAVLAGKPNVGKSTLMNLLAGARRSIVTAIPGTTRDVVEETVRVGKVILRLADTAGLRSTNDPVEAVGVELARDRLEESGLILAVFDSSVPLEQEDLLLLEQCRSRPAVAVVNKSDLPSKLELEKVREAIPLTVMVSAATGTGAAALEQAIERAVGIAGLDAAAPMLFSERQRSCISKAREQLEQATEALAFGMTLDAISVCLDCALDSLLVLTGQKATEQVVEQVFARFCVGK
- the mnmG gene encoding tRNA uridine-5-carboxymethylaminomethyl(34) synthesis enzyme MnmG, with the protein product MEYNAGSYDIAVIGAGHAGVEAALAAARLGATVALFSISLDAVSNMPCNPSIGGTAKGHLVREIDALGGEMGKGADEVFIQSRMLNRGKGPAVHSLRVQADRTAYRLRMKRVVEEQPRLSLKQAEIVELRLDEQGRVSQVVTHLGAVYQVKAAVIAAGTFLNARIYVGDYSFESGPDGLHSARGLSASLENLGIPLRRFKTGTPARVHKDSIDFSQLEEQQGDEPVVPFSFGTTKPLYNQAVCHIAYTNEATHEVIKANLHRSPLYGGKIHGIGARYCPSIEDKVVRFADKPRHQVFVEPMGLDTREMYLQGLSSSLPEDVQIALYRTIKGFEHLEITRNAYAIEYDCIDPTLLAPTLEFLSIEGLYGAGQFNGTSGYEEAAAQGLMAGINAALKVLGRPAFTLDRSTSYIGTLIDDLITKGCMDPYRMMTSRSEFRLLLRQDNADTRLTPLGRELGLIDDIRWEMFHVKQAHKEQEIRRLEQTTVAPSPELNKMLEERETSPISTGAKLADLLRRPQVSYEDLEPFDRERKSLAPGASEQAEIEIKYAGYIQKQKAQVEQMQRLEKVPLPIGLDYSQVGGIRLEAREKLGRIQPVSLGQASRISGVTPADVAVLHIYLTQRKGEAHA
- the rsmG gene encoding 16S rRNA (guanine(527)-N(7))-methyltransferase RsmG, translated to MLDREKLIHWAGELGIELAPSMVEQMDEYASFLVEYNQKVNLTAITQPVEIAVKHFLDSLLLLRAGELKQGATLLDVGTGAGFPGVPLKIARPDLQVTLMDSLQKRIVFLEELSRRLGQDTRCIHGRGEELGNKPVYRESFDWVTARAVAGLPVLCEYCLPFVRVGGTFAALKGPDAAQELAKAERAIEFLGGKVQKLVPFDLPLDNHRVLVLIKKIRQTPPKYPRNAGKITKTPL
- a CDS encoding ParB/RepB/Spo0J family partition protein, whose product is MTIPMLTKRNKEINRVVMLPLEKIVSNRAQPRKYFEQGAIEELAASIQSNGLLQPVTVRKTARGDYELIAGERRTRAYRFLGRESIPAIVEEMDDSRSAALALVENLQRMDLHYLEEAAGIAALMEQEGLTQQQVAAKLGKAQSTVANKLRLLKLDNTVCRQLLEANMGERHARALLKLENPELRQKAARHMARNALTVEQSEKYIEGLMAQAAKPKGTRLYIVKDIRLFLNTIEKAVGIMRQAGISVDSQTREESGYLEIVVRVPRGQAYQRKEPPMQQLSIL
- a CDS encoding ParA family protein, producing MGKIVAIANQKGGVGKTTTAINLAAALGEMGHTVLLIDIDPQGNATSGMGVKKRDILQSTYNLLIGDATVEETLVRTEFKNVDLLPSNINLAGVEIELVELDQRVFRLRQAIAPVKEQYEYIFIDCPPSLGLITLNALCASSGILVPIQCEYYALEGLSQLMATVRQVRRMYNEDLELEGVILTMFDSRLNLTLQVVAEVKKYFPGKVYKSVIPRNVRLAEAPSYGQPILYYERSSKGTQAYNDLAAEFLTNQK
- a CDS encoding ParB/RepB/Spo0J family partition protein, producing MKKRSGLGKGLDALFVDNNTDNGSITTLRVSEIEPNKDQPRRQFDSEALRELADSIRDHGVLQPLVVRSYNGAYQIVAGERRWRAARMAGLSQVPVVIRDLSDTETLEIAIIENLQREDLNLVELAKGYKVLMDEHGYTQEQVAARVGKSRPVVANTVRILSLPEDVLEHVGSGKISMGHAKALLALEDTQLIKQTASRVVEDGLLVREIEKLAKSRRMPEPTITPKAPSEPSSQKESAWGNNYYKEVELALTEELGRKVTITGQGSKSVIQVEFYSNEELASFAFRLSGAQGQKNPFAVEAIKASDQEPSQED
- the serS gene encoding serine--tRNA ligase, producing the protein MLDIKRIRTNPQEVKEAVGRRGADVSAQVDEIIEIDRQRREISAKADAIKAEQNKASKEIPAMKKAGQDTTELMARMKELSDEVKVLDEAQAGLSAKQDDILYSIPNAPHSSVPDGLDDSQNVEVRRVGTPREFDFEIKAHWDIGADLNILDPETAGKVTGARFHFYRGLGARLERAVINFYLNSHSDNGYTEIFPPFMANRASMTGTGQLPKFGDDMFKLEGLDYYLIPTAEVPVTNMHRDEILDGTKLPIKYCAYSACFRKEGGSAGRDTRGLIRQHQFNKVELVKFASPEDSYNQLEQLTADAEAVLTALGLPFRTVALCAGDLGFSSAKTYDIEVWMPSYGRYLEISSCSNFEDFQARRAAIRFKNTPKDKAQLVHTLNGSGVAVGRTVAAILENYQNDDGSVTIPKALVPYMGTEVISAAR
- a CDS encoding acyl-ACP thioesterase domain-containing protein; translation: MKYPECDVNNQLKLSGVMRYMQQAAGDHMEYLQLPYDMLYEKGMVFLLTKLCLKIHRMPSAYETIRVGTAPVSTQGPRIFREFVMETGEGERLISGLSAWVLFDPARRKLLRPAKFPYPMPFEPSSLEGAVTDIELPSREALTQEFCSSIRVGYSHLDCNQHVNNCVYGDFVCDMLPFEELRTRGLDTVAIHFQHEARWGDTISMTSGPLGEGRYLVSGGHERGTCFEALACLLSF